In Silene latifolia isolate original U9 population chromosome 3, ASM4854445v1, whole genome shotgun sequence, a single window of DNA contains:
- the LOC141647683 gene encoding uncharacterized protein LOC141647683, with protein sequence MAHRHIYNTSQTFDAEPDQQWNRLHSEDLYLHFARTNSTENSPIFHPGENGSADQVHYASQWNNAARSNGYSSSSQLVNPPRHQLDSSDPTRDSLHQSSAPNVCTVPETHGHYASSSSYGVESSLFDLSMGNGRGPYKRKSPGIPAMSERSSTNRYYSTGSSSGASSLSELRQEKLTFDAPQNHWEPLTAPPSYRASHLSIGGESSVRNVRSRSAVDLESDACRTHMPGHYSYHHPSSSRPPVDHPGYLDHTNQNSSAPLPEWTPLHLSGVPHGRILSSNISHESGHFFAGSHVSPAPGELAGYHQEHISSRNNVASPNMHTIPSHTRGVRSGYAHRSAPNSRVSAGNVRMGHMVPPNEDLQRVGESHSSGHLRPFGPTGWRNGDRNGRPRLSSERYRLFSEDTSTHGRLTPEGHMIVDRSFYGNRSMLDHHRDMRLDIDSMSYEDLLALGERIGSVNTGVREDLLQKCLTESVYCSSDQVQEEGKCVICLDEYQHMDDVGIVKACGHDYHVKCIKKWLSMKNSCPICKGPAAPDDTNG encoded by the exons ATGGCACATAGACATATTTACAACACATCACAGACGTTTGACGCCGAGCCAGATCAACAATGGAATAGGCTACATTCTGAAGACCTGTACCTTCATTTTG CTAGGACTAATTCTACAGAGAATAGCCCGATTTTTCATCCTGGTGAAAATGGATCAGCAGACCAAGTTCATTATGCCTCTCAGTGGAATAATGCGGCAAGATCGAATGGATATTCTTCATCCTCCCAGTTGGTTAATCCACCCCGCCATCAACTTGATTCTTCTGATCCGACTCGTGACTCTTTGCATCAGTCTTCTGCTCCCAATGTCTGTACTGTTCCTGAAACTCATGGTCACTATGCATCATCGTCAAGTTATGGAGTTGAGAGTAGTCTCTTTGACCTTTCAATGGGTAATGGGAGGGGCCCATACAAACGGAAAAGCCCTGGGATTCCTGCTATGAGTGAGAGGAGCAGCACAAACAGATATTATTCGACTGGAAGTTCATCTGGTGCATCTTCTTTGTCGGAATTAAGGCAGGAGAAGTTAACTTTCGATGCTCCGCAAAATCACTGGGAACCTTTGACAGCTCCTCCCAGTTACAGAGCCAGTCACCTTTCAATTGGAGGTGAGAGCTCTGTTAGGAACGTAAGAAGCCGATCGGCTGTAGACTTGGAGTCAGATGCTTGTAGGACCCATATGCCAGGTCATTACTCTTACCATCATCCTAGCTCAAGTAGACCTCCAGTTGATCATCCGGGGTACTTAGATCACACCAACCAGAACTCAAGTGCTCCCTTGCCTGAGTGGACTCCATTACACCTTTCTGGTGTTCCCCATGGGAGAATACTTTCTAGTAACATCAGCCATGAGAGTGGTCACTTCTTTGCTGGAAGCCATGTTAGCCCTGCTCCGGGAGAGCTTGCTGGATACCATCAGGAACACATTTCTAGCAGAAACAATGTTGCTTCTCCAAATATGCATACTATTCCCTCACATACACGAGGAGTTCGTAGTGGTTATGCCCACAGATCTGCCCCAAATAGTAGAGTCTCTGCGGGGAATGTGCGTATGGGCCATATGGTTCCTCCCAATGAAGACCTGCAGCGAGTTGGGGAGAGCCATTCCTCTGGACATTTAAGACCATTTGGCCCCACTGGATGGCGGAATGGAGATAGGAATGGCAGACCAAGGTTGTCTTCTGAGAGATATCGTCTGTTTTCTGAGGATACCAGCACCCATGGCCGCCTGACACCCGAG GGACACATGATTGTTGATCGCTCTTTCTACGGGAACAGGAGTATGTTGGATCATCATCGAGACATGCGGTTGGACATAGACAGCATGAGCTATGAG GATCTGCTTGCACTTGGGGAGAGGATTGGAAGTGTGAATACTGGGGTTAGGGAAGATTTGTTACAAAAGTGCTTGACAGAGAGTGTGTATTGTTCATCAGATCAAGTGCAGGAGGAAGGAAAATGTGTTATTTGCTTG GACGAGTACCAGCATATGGACGATGTTGGGATAGTGAAGGCGTGTGGCCACGATTACCATGTGAAATGCATCAAGAAATGGTTATCAATGAAGAACTCGTGCCCCATCTGCAAGGGTCCGGCTGCGCCTGACGATACAAATGGCTAA
- the LOC141649149 gene encoding uncharacterized protein LOC141649149, which produces MWGVSTGREQSWEVPVAEACAVLDGLEEAVQRGIQNVEVESDCLQVIEALKDRKTGRSGFALLIEDILICSTKFQSVIWSHVSRNNNCVAHALAHCFPRVSGKVVWDDGLPSSANSAVRFDKLLIE; this is translated from the coding sequence ATGTGGGGCGTGTCAACGGGTCGAGAGCAAAGTTGGGAGGTTCCTGTGGCTGAGGCGTGTGCGGTGCTTGATGGGCTGGAGGAGGCGGTGCAGCGAGGGATTCAAAATGTTGAAGTTGAGAGCGATTGTCTACAGGTTATCGAAGCTCTTAAAGACAGGAAGACGGGACGAAGTGGCTTCGCACTCTTGATCGAAGACATACTTATTTGTAGTACTAAGTTTCAGTCGGTCATTTGGTCACATGTGTCTCGTAACAATAACTGTGTAGCTCATGCTTTAGCTCATTGTTTTCCTCGTGTGTCGGGTAAAGTTGTATGGGATGATGGATTACCATCGTCTGCAAACTCTGCTGTTCGTTTTGATAAGTTATTAATTGAGTAA